In the Sus scrofa isolate TJ Tabasco breed Duroc chromosome 8, Sscrofa11.1, whole genome shotgun sequence genome, GTGCCTAATCAGAGCATAGAAACAATCTCCAAGGAGAGCCAGTGACAGTGGCCCTGTGGTTGATGCAACAATCACCATGATGACCAATGCTTCAATCACTATAATGAACACCACTCTCCTGCCCAGGGATACCACTGGGCCCAAGAAACACCTTAGATGTGCATGGTGCCACTTTGTCCCATGGCTGAAGATGGTTTTCAGAAAATTTATTCTCAACCTCCAACAGAAAGCACTAAGACAACAACTGAAACAACCATTTTCTTTGGGGCTGACAACACTATTCCTAAATCAGAATCAACTATTACTTCAGAAGGAGACCACATTACTTCGGTAAATGACTATATGCTAGAAAGTGATTTTTCAACAACTACAAGCAATAAGCTTACATCTCCAAAGGAAAGACTAACATCAGAAGATGATGTTGAATCCCATCTGGAGAAAGAACTTGCCACTCTGATGGACACTAAAAACCCAATGGCTAATGAGTCTATTACTGAAAACTTCATGCCAGTGAAAACTGGTAACATCTCACCACCAGCTGAGGTTTCTTTAATAGATTTTTCCACTGATGTGGCAAAAGAAGCTATTCTCGtggataccactgagccaggggATGAAGATGTTTCACTGACTTTTGAAGTCTCTGGCACACTGAAGGAAAGCACGGCCAGCATTGCCGACACCCCTGCCCTTCCAGCTAAAATGGGTGAACCTGATGGTAACAATTATAGTTCCCTGGTTAAGTCCAATGTCACTGCTGATGACACTGTCCAGATCACTGAATCCTCTATCCCTGAGGCTAAAATCTCTCCAGCTACTGAAAAAAACTCCACTATTCCAGATATAATCGCCCTTCCAGAAGAGACAATAACTGAAATTGATTTAATTCTTCCAGAGGATGGCCCCAATGCCAGGGCTGATTCTGATGAGGAAAAGTTCATCACTGTGTTTGAACTCACTACCACCATTGAAAGAGACAATGATAACCCAGAAGATATTCTGCTAACTGATGAAGAGTCTACAGATGGAGTCAATACTTGGATGGGGAGAGATAAGGCAAAGGAAGCAGAAAACCATCCTGTTTTACTTACTGCTGTTGAATCCAGATATGACTTCGTTGTCCCTGTATCAGTAGCTATGAATCTCATGGATTCTCATGAATTCATAGCAGATTCAGCTGCTATGACAAAAGATGATTTGTCGGAAAATAATAGAATGGAATCTCTAAGTAAGGACACCGAAGCATTGTCAGGAACTACCCCTGATCCAGATACCCTAAACCATAAGGAAGATGCCTTCACAACTGAAATGGGTGTCTTTAAACTACTGAAAGAAGAACCAGATGAGTTCCTGATTTGAAAGCAACAGAAGGAATACCACAGGATCTGTGCAATAGCCTAGACAGGTAGTTTTAACAACTAAGATGGTTGTCCAGCAAGcaaaaatcttaataaattaaAGAATGTGAGCATTTAAGGCAAGTACGAAACTTACAAAATGCAGATGTTTAAGAATAGTGGTCATGCAGCAGAATATACttatggaaactttaaaaattcagcaATACAAGAATTCCCCGTCACAAGTTTAACTGAGTTATCTGGTGGTTCCTTATTCTAATACAAAATCTTTAATCCAAGCCTTCAGGGACATTCAGAGAGACCTATAAAGAAATCTCACTCCCTGCTGCATTTAATCACATATGTCATTTTAGTTAATCCTTAATAGCATATAATTTAGTGTGAattaaagagacaaagagaatCAAATTAACAACATATCTCAAAAACAATTGTAGTGTTAAAAGACCATAACTGATTATTCTAAACCTATTTTATTAGTATGCAACCAATGATtctcttctattaaaaaatatatttacaatctTCACTCATAGAAGACAAGGCTATTTAGTAATTGTTTAGCATTCATATGTAAGTAATGTAGGAAATATTACAGAGTTCTAGGCTCATGTTGGATGAAAACCAAGGCAAATGATATTTTACAAATGTGTACATGTGTTGAAAACAATATTGTATATAAACATGTgaatcaatttaatttttctttctttaaaatcgCTTTCCTGAActattgtccatttttttcaggTCTTAAGCACTGATACCAGACTCTTCTTATGATTTTGGTTAGCAGTTCATGGTTAGCAGTTCAAGGACAtatatcttcattcttttctgacACAGACTTTTTAAATGGGTCTGTTTTCACTTTGATGATTTTCCTTCAATAAATCTTTTTGACAGCAACATTTATTGTGTGTAAATGTGATTGATATTCTGGTACAGAATTCTCAAATTAGGAGAAATGAGTAAAATGAAAACcaattttttgtttaaagaataacttagttctaggagttcctgtcatggctcagtggttaacaaacctgactagtatccatgaggatgtgggatcaatccctggcctcgctcagtgggttaaggatctggcgttgctgtgagctgtggggtaggctgaagacgaagctcagatctggtgttgctgttgctgtggtgtaggctggaagctacagctctgctggattcctagcctgggaaattccatatgccacaagtatggccctaaaaagaaaaaaaaaaaaaaagggagttcccatcgtggcgcagtggtaacgaacctgactaggaaccatgaggtttcgggttcgatcccaggccttgctcagtgggttgaggatccggcgttgccgtgagctgtggtatgggttgcagatgcagcttggatcccgcgttgctgtggctctggtgtaggccggcggctacagctctgattagacccctggcctgggaacctccatatgccacgagagtggccctagcaaaatacaaaaagacaaaaaaaaaaaaaaaaaaaaaaagaataacttagcTCTAGATACTAAGAATAGAACTATTCCATAAAGActcagaattttattatatttaaaaaagaaaaacaaatattagttGAAAGTTAATGGTGCATATATGGGAGGCAGATGGGGAAAGATAGGAATTTACACTATCTTACTATGGACTAGAATAATGTTAAACTAACAAATGCCTAACTACAGATTGTGTTGGGTACACAAACAAGATAAGAGATTATAGCTGCAAATTTAACACAAATTTAAGTCCAGAGAAGCTCTGTCTGAGAAAGTTAGATTCAGgctaaagaatgaaaaatgtggAGAACTGAGGACACAACATGCACAAAGCCCTGAGGCTAGAAATGTCtcaaatttttcaagaaaaacacACCATTTATTTGGAACAAGTCATCAGTTGGAAAAGGAGACAGGAGACAAATTATGTGATGTTTGCTGAAAATTCTGGATTTattcaaaacatatttgaaaGCTACTAaaagttttaatagttttatctGCAATCAACCTTAGTTGAAACAGGAAGCAAGCTAAAGATATCACTATTTTATAAACCCCAACTCTCATTCCTTCCAGGAACtttgtttggggtgggggagcaggggctTCCCTTGCTTCTTTCTAGCTCTTGGTGTTTGCTGGCAATTGTTGACGTTCTTTGGCTTGTAGACAAATCACAACAATCTCTGCCTCCTTCATCACATGATGTTTATACCTCTGTGTCCACATTTCTCATAGTTAtgggacaccagtcattggattagtCCACTTAATGcagcatgacctcatcttaactggTTACATCCACACAGAACTCAGTCTGaaaaaggtcacattcacaggttttgGAAGTTAGGACTCCAACATATTGGGAGTGGGAAGAAAGACATAATTCAACCTATAACACCTGTTTGTTTAATGTTTATCTTACCTACTAGTTTATGTTTGATAATTAAGACAATCGCAGAATTTATCATCAAATGCAGAACACTTTGAGACTGAAAGAAGGTACTAACAATaatgactccaggagttcctattgcggctcagcgggttatgaacacactagtatccgtgaggatgagggatCGATCCCtagttttgctcagtgggttaaaaatctggagttgccacaagctgtggtactggtcacagatgcagctcagatctggcattgctatggctgtggcgtgggctggcagctacaggtccaatttgacccctagcctgggaacttctgaatgctgcaaGTACagaccttaaggaaaaaaaaaaaaaagactccaaaacAACAGGCATAAACTGGAGTGCTCTGAGAAACAGAGCTGATCACCCCATCCTAATGGAAAAGATCACATCCCCCTTAGCCACTGCTCAATTCGTAGAGGTTTGaacatggtaagtgctcaataaacatatgttaaatcaatgaattaaatgaaatagagaataacaATTTCATTTATGAGGCTATGAGTGCTTTCAGAGGAAGGATGGTATTAACTGGATACTTATAGATGAATATGAGTTTACCAGGACAGGAAAGGTATTACTGCTTTCAAGCTGAGAGGGACAAAGATCCAAAAGCATAAAAGTACTTGCATCCTCCACAATACTGAAGAAAGGTTAGAGTACGGCAGGTCTGAGAGAGAATGGTAACAGATATATCAAACTGTGGCTGATACAgccttataaaagaaaacaatcaaattGTCAGATCGTATGTATAAGTCAGGGTTCTCGGAAGAACAGAACcaatgatagatagatgatagagagatagtgagagagagagagaggtatatttgaagaaattggcTTATTATAATTGTGGAGAGTGGCAAGTTTGAAATCTACAGCACAGGTTGATAGGATAAAAATTCAGTTGAGTTGATATTATGGTTTTGAGTCCAAAATCCACGGGGCAAGTCAGTAAGCTAGAAACTCAGACAAGATTTCTATGTTGCAGTCTCAAGGCAGAATGTcttctttttaaggaaatttcagtcttttcttttaaggcctttaactgattagatgaggctcATTCGTGTTGTGAAAGGCAATGTGCATCACTTCAAGTCAACTGATTGTGTTAATCACATCTATAAAATACTTTCCTTCACAGAAACATTGAGACTAGTACATGACCACACAAGAAGGCATCATACCTTAGccaagttaacacataaaataaaacatcacacTATGTGTACAGCAATTTAGGGTTAAAATTTCACATAACTAACAGCTTAGATTTCATGAGCTAGTTTCACTGAAACTAACAGTGTTTTTTACAGAAGCTAAAAAGATCGTCATGGTAAAATGCACTGATAATGTTGGGGTGAATTTTCTGAATGAAGCCTTTAAATGAGAATGAAGTAAACCTCTCTAGGAACCAATGTT is a window encoding:
- the CABS1 gene encoding calcium-binding and spermatid-specific protein 1 encodes the protein MCMVPLCPMAEDGFQKIYSQPPTESTKTTTETTIFFGADNTIPKSESTITSEGDHITSVNDYMLESDFSTTTSNKLTSPKERLTSEDDVESHLEKELATLMDTKNPMANESITENFMPVKTGNISPPAEVSLIDFSTDVAKEAILVDTTEPGDEDVSLTFEVSGTLKESTASIADTPALPAKMGEPDGNNYSSLVKSNVTADDTVQITESSIPEAKISPATEKNSTIPDIIALPEETITEIDLILPEDGPNARADSDEEKFITVFELTTTIERDNDNPEDILLTDEESTDGVNTWMGRDKAKEAENHPVLLTAVESRYDFVVPVSVAMNLMDSHEFIADSAAMTKDDLSENNRMESLSKDTEALSGTTPDPDTLNHKEDAFTTEMGVFKLLKEEPDEFLI